The Heterodontus francisci isolate sHetFra1 chromosome 4, sHetFra1.hap1, whole genome shotgun sequence DNA window gattttggaaaggtgcagaagtaacagggttgttgtcatgggtgacttcaacttccctaatattgattggaacctccttagtgcaaatagtttggatggagcagtttttgtcaggtgtgtccaggaaggtttcctgactcaatatgtagataggccgactagaggggaggctatgttggatttggtgcttggcaacgaaccaggccaggtggcagatctctcggtgggagagcatttcggtgataatgatcacaactccctgacctttactatagtcatggagagggacaggagcagacgggatgggaaaatatttaattgggggaggggaaattacaatgccattaggcaggaactggggagcataaattgggaacagatgttctcagggaaatgcacgacagaaatgtggaggttgtttagggagcacttgctgtgactgctggataggtttgtcccgatgaggcaaggaagggatggtagggtgaaggaaccttggatgacaagagatgtggaacagctagtcaagaggaagaaggaagcttacttaaggttgaggaagcaaggatcagacagggctcatgagggttacaaggtagccaggaaggaactgaagaatggacttaggagagctagaaggggacatgaaaaagtcttggcgggtaggattaaggaaaatcccaaggcgttctacacttatgtgaggaacaagaggatggccagagtgagggtagggccgatcagggatagtggagggaacttgtgcctggagtcggaggaggtaggggaggtcctaaatgaatactttgcttcagtattcactagtgagagggaactggtcgtttgtgaggacagcgtggaacaggctaatatgctcaaacaggttgatgttaagagggaggatgtgctggaaattttgaaagacatgaggacagataagtccccggggccagacgggatatacccaaggttattacgggaagcgagggaagagattgccgcgcctttggcgatgatctttgtgtcctcactgtccactggagtagtaccagatgattggagggtggcaaatgttattcccttgttcaagaaagggaatagggttaACCctgggtattatagaccagtcagtcttacgtcggtagtggacaaattattggagaggattctgagagacaggatttgaaaatgcatagtttgattagagacagtcagcatggctttgtgaggggcaggtcatgcctcacaagcctcattgaattctttgaagatgtgacaaaacatgttgatgaaggaagagcagtggatgtggtgtatatggatttttagcaaggcatttgataaggttccccacggtaggctcattcagaaagtaaggaggcatgggatacagggaaagttggctgtctggatacagaattggctggcccatagaagacagagggtggtagtagatggaaagtattcagcctggagctcggtgaccagtggtgttccgcagggatctgttctgggacctctgctctttgtgatttttataaatgacttggatgaggaagtggaaggctgggttagcaagtttgccgatgacacgaaggttgctggtgttgtggatagtgtggaaggctgttgtaggttgtaacgggacattgacaggatgcagagctgggctgagaagtggcaggtggagatcaacctggaaaagtgtgaagtgattcattttggaaggtcgaatttgaatgcagaatacaggcttaaagacaggattcttggtagtgtggaggaacagagggatcctggggtccatgtccatggatcgctcaaagttgctatccaagttgatagggttgttaagaaagtgtatggtgtgtcggctttcattaacagggggattgagtttaagagccgcgaggttatgctgcagctctataaagccctggttagaccacacttggaatattgtgttcagttctggtcgcctcattataggaaggatgtggaagctttagagagggtgcaaaggagatttaccaggatgctgcctggactggagggcatgtcttatgaagaaaggttgagggagctagggcttttctcattggagcgaataaggatgagaggtgacttgatagaggggtacaagatgatgaggggcatagatagagtggatagccagagactttttcccagggtggaaagggctatcaccagggggcataattttaaggtgattggaggaaggtttaggggagacgtcagaggtaggttctttgcacagagagtggtgggcgcGTGGAATGCActtccagcagtggtagtagaagcagatacattagggacatttaagcgactcttggataggtacatggatgatagtagtatgaagggtatgtaggtagtttgatcctagagtaggttaaaggttcggcacaacatcgtgggccgaagggcctgtactgtgctgtactgttctatgttctatgttccatgttctatggagaacagtcctagcttttccaacctctcctcataactgatgtccctcatcctggtaaacctcttctgaaccccttctaaggcctttacatcatTCCTGAAATGTGGagcccagaatttttttttaaaatttgttcttgggatgtgagcatcagtggcaaggcatttactgtccatccctaattgcccttgagaaggtagtgctgaATCACGTTCTTGATCCATTACAGTCCatgtgtgtaggtacacccacagtgctgttaggaagggagttccaggattttgacccagtgacagtgaaggaacggcgatatagttccgagtcaggatagggaacttgcaggtggtggtgttcccatgcatctgctgcccttgtccttctaggtggtagatatcATTGGTTGGGAAGATATTGTCAAAGGAGCCTTCTTCACAATACTCCATCTCATGCctgaccagtgatttataaagatttaacttgatctctttgcttttatattctattcctctatttataaacccaagtaacccatatgcttctTTAACCAACTTTTCATCTTGTCCTACGACCTTTAAGGATTTGTCTATATAGACACCAACgtgtctctgctcatctacactttacaAGATCCCACAAGGGATAGAAAGGAAAGTAAAACattttaaattttacatttttaaattcagacagcaacttttggatatccATGTTTAACTGTGCAACTGTCCTTGCCTGAAGTTGTTGTACCATTTTCACATAACTAACAACAAGCATCATTAGCTTCACCGTTTCTTTGACAGGAAATCATGGGCCAACTTTTTTATGGCGTCGAATAGCATTAGGTAATGCGGAACGCTGGAAACCTCTGTCTCAATGCATCCAACAGGTTTAACAAGTATTGCTTGGAATATAGTAACCCACATGACCATTTTACAATTAACCTTTACTCAGCATAGGATCAGTCAAcaaggaaagaggccattcaggccattgtgcctgtgccagctctttgaaagacttatccaattagttccacacacccctgctctttccacatatccctgcaaattttcctctttcatgtattgaatctgcttccactgccctttcaggcagtgaattccagatcacagcaactcactgcataaaaagatttttcctcatctctcttcTGGATCTTTTGtccattatcttaaatctgtgacctttggttactgaccctcctgccagtggaaacagtttctccctatctactctattgaAACCTTTCAATTTAGTTTTCTAATTATCTTtttgttttcttgaaaagtactttTAAGTTGCTTGGTTAGTTGTGCCCCTTTAAACAGAAGAGGGACAGGTGATTTCCCCCTCTGATGTTAGGATGATTAAAACCAGGCAGAGTGTATTTAAGTTCAATGATCGGGGTAATTGTGGCGGGTGCAGTGATTGGAGTGGGTGTTGTTGTTGGGCGGGGAATTCAGCTGCAGAGTCCCGGGCGGCTCTCAGGAGAATGCTGCGCTCCACTGGCTGCTTTCGCTCGGTTATCTGTCCCTTCTCTGCCCGCGGCTCCTGCCAGCGGAGTTACTGTCATTTTAAACATGATGGGAAACCAGCCGAGACTGTCCCAAGACCGCAGGGTAAGGAACGAGGCGAGCAGGCAGATGGACTGAATGGCAGAGATGAGATTTGCCATTGAACGTCATTTGTGAGAAGCGTGGAAAAGTTCACTTTTATTCCACTTGTTTGGGAGGCGAAGGAACATGCATTTGAATTTAAACTAAATCGATTTCCTTAATTGGTGGATGCAATGCTGCACAAATGGACCTCGACTTTTCTCCACTGTCCCCTCCCACCAATCGGGTGACTAATGGCTCCCCATTTCATAGGTTTCTGGTTGCAGACACTAAATAACTTATGATCATGGAGCATTTTGGCCAAATTATTCCGATCCTGCCATTGTGCACCCTTTCTAGTAGGACATCAGTAAATAGTGAGGTTACCCTCTCTTTTCTTGGACACAGAATTCCCACTGAGATCACCTAATAagtgtcatctgtggctcagtgggtagcagaaaatcatgggttcaagtcccactccaaagagttGAGCATGTAATCCAGCTGGACACTCCCAGTGTAGTAATGAGGGACTACACTCCTGGAGGTGTTGTGCTGCCTTTTGGAGTGATAGTAAactaaggtcctgtctgccctattgggtggatataaaatattttgtagcactattttgaagagcaggggggttctctTCAGTGATctggtcagtatttatttctcaaccaacatcataaatCTGATTGTCACCTGATTGCagtttgtgtgcaaattgactcttcctacattacaacagtgactacatttcaaaagtaaagcatcttgggatgttctgAGTtcttgaaaggtgctacataaatgcaagtttgtctttTCTTTTACTCAATGAGTCATTGAGTCCTGAAACATAATTTTTCATCTTTTAAATCATTTCTTAACAAACAGTTGGATGTGGTTATGTAAtttttgtcaaaacatgtcatctTTGGCTCtatcttaccccccccccccccccctccctccccaattgcaAGATCTTTGGGGGAAGGAAATTGGGAGATCTTTTTATTAAGTAACTTTTTTGTGATGTGTATAATTGTCTCATTTTAAGTGCTATTGATCCTTTTGCATTCTCTCAGTTAAGGGATGATGCCTTGAAAGATTACTCTCCCTGTTGAAAGTTATGTTCTTATGTGGCCCTTGAACAAATGagtttgttgtattatcacagtgcCTGATCTAAGTAATTCCACCTGCACAGTCATGGTTGAAATGATTTTGAATTTTTGTGTCAGTAGGTGAGGGGTTGGTATGGGAGACTGTATAAGCCCAATGATCGGGTTGATGTACCTTGACTTCTAAAAAGTGTTTGCCTGTGCTGGTGGTTAGTATTTCAGGTTAAAGTGGTAGGTTTTGGGGTTAAAAGTTTGGATGCAAACATTTTGTTGAAGTGTAAGGAGCCTTCACTGCTTCCAGTTTACATTCAAGACTTTGATTTGGAAACTGAGCATAAAAGGGACCAATGTACAGATTAAACTAAGAGGATTAATTGAATCTAGTAggagtcatgtgagccgcatggaagatggcaggatccccaaagacacattgtacagtgagctcgccactggtatcagacccaccggccgtccatgtctccgctttaaagacgtctgcaaacgcgacatgaaatcctgtgacattgatcacaagtcgtgggagtcagttgccagcgttcgccagagctggcgggcagccataaagacggggctaaagtgtagcgagtcaaagagacttagtggttggcaggaaaaaagagaggcgcaaggggagagccaactgtgtaacagccccgacaaacaaatttctctgcagcacctgtggaagagcctgtcactctagaattggcctttataaccactccaggtgctgcttcacaaaccactgaccacctccaggcgcttatccattgtctctcgagataaggaggccaaagaagaagtaggaGGTAGCTTGGGAACTGCAAAATGAATTAGACAAAGTAAATGAGTGGAATAATGGCAGATATCAACACCAGTGAATGTATGCAAGAAGTAAATGTAGGTGACAATTGCTTGAGAATAGTATCAAAATAGCTAATAAAGTTGTAAGTAATTGAATCAAACAAATCTTAAATCATCAACATGTCTGTTGTCCATAGAAAGGTGTAATGGTCTGCCTCAAACATTGCCTGTAGCAAAACATTCCCTGCTCCAACAATTTCTCCTAACATCCttttgaaccatttccccaatatcTATATTTGGATGAGATCTAGCTGCAAGACAACTAGAGTTTGGAAGATTAAAGACATCATCTTTGGCTACTGACACACACTCTGATCTTTTTCCACTGTCTGACATCATGCCAACCCCTCCCCTGGGCACTATCAGGCTCAAACAGGAATTCTTTCAATTAAATGTCtacccccatttctcctccatcaaACAAGCTACCTATCTCCACCTCTAGCAGTGCCTGGCTTTGCCCTTATAGTGTATCTGCTGCTAACGTTTGCATGCATGCCTTCATCACATTCATAGTTGATTACTCCAATATTCGGtcttgacacagtgggtagtacttttGCCTCTTAGGCAGAAGGTAgtggacttgaacacataatccaggctgatgtgGGCAGTGTTGAGAGagcgcagcactgttggaggggcatctTCTGGCTCAGATAGTAAACTGAGGTCCCAGCGACCTCCTCAGGTACATGTAGAAGATCCCACAGCATTGTTCAAaacaaaagagcaggggagttttctcgGTGGtctggcccatatttatcccttTTGTAATTTCTTTCGCTCAGAATTCTGACTGAAAGCTAATTTCAATTTTTTTTGATTCTCTTTTGATATTTTAGATTCTGGGAAGATTCTAGCTTACGTTGGTGAGTATAGAATGTGACATCTGATCCATTCAATTTAGACCATCTGGTAGATTTTCTGCATGCTGTGACCATGTAATAGAAAATTGTAGGCTGGAGATGGCCAATTTCCTTTTCTATTTAAATTAATGGTCTGAAATCGATTTACAATCCTGGCATTTGCTGGAAGCACCATAAATGGCTAATTTATCTCCAGTTTCTTTAAATGCAGGTCTACAATGGCtctttggttactgggtgtcagatgtgATGATGATAATTATGAATATTGGCTTATTTAATTGTAGATGTCTGCTAAAAATGGGTTTATTACCAAATGCAATAAAGGAGTGATATAAATACTTTTAGTTAAAACTGCAGCATGATTATAATGCATCTCTTTTCtaataccaatttttatactctggctATTTGACAATGTTGGTGAGTCAAGGAAAAATATCAATTGGTTAGAACTATTTTTACAGTAAACCATTTAATTTTTCCACCAGCTTTTTGCATATGCCTTTTTGGGAagttggtggggtgggtgggtggggtggaaaGAGGATTTATTTTACTATTTTTCAAATTTTAATATTCCTTCCAGATCATGTGTACAAGTTATCTGATGCTGATGTTCCAACAACTCTGGCTGCTAATGCTTTGGAGCAACTTTGGGATCAGCCATTGTTACCTGAAGCTGCGTGCACAGTACTTGAGTTAGAAAAGGTCAGCAAAGCAATTGAGGTAGTGAAGACTGAGGTAGAACAGCAACAGCACAAGCTTTTGATGTACAAATCTTCCTTGGAATGTGAAAACCGCAACTCTGTAACTTCACTAAGCAGCAAGTTTAGCTGTGCCTCTTCAAGTACCAGCGTAGTAAACTTTTTGGCATCTAAAACACCAAACCCTACCATTGTATTTGAATGTGAGGCACAAGATACTCGCTTGAATAGTGTTGTGTGCAATCCACCAACAATATCTAGCCATTCTTTAAGCGAACATACATTTAATGCCTTAGCTGCGATAAATGCAGAGGATGCATTCCAGTATATTCCCATGGCTAGTCCCAATATCAAAAATGCTTGCTCAGATTTGAATAAGTATGTGATTGACCGGTGCAGGCCAAGTACTGATTTAGAATATGATCCATTGGTAAACTACTCTTCCAACTTGAAGCAAAATATCAAGAAAGAAAACATGGGGCAGCAGGAATTCAAGAGGATGATTGAGGAGAGTCCTGAAAAGAAGTACTCTCTGGCAACCAAAACAGCAAAGAATTCTCAACCCTTCGAAGCAGAAGTGAGCTCTGATGATGATGAGCTGGTCATTGATGTGCCAGAGTTACCTCCGATCGCTCAAAATTCTCAGCTCAACAGGAGATGTCAGAGAAAAGGAAATGATGCTAATGCTTCAAATCTCAGCTTGATTCGTAAAGTAAAGCGACCAAGAGTTGCTGATTCCACTGATCCAATGTTGGATGTGGGAAAATCTGTGGACAATTCGGCTGCTAAAAACCTTATGCCAGAAAGTAGTGAAGAGAATGGACTAAACTCTGGTGCTTTGCAAAGCGAAAAAAAACATTACTCCAGCCAGAGTAGCAAATCTTGCAATGTAACAAATGATCAGATGAATAAAGTTGGCAAGCACCTTGATGTTCCCAAGCATGGTTCTAAAGCCAAAGGTAAAGAAGAACCATTGAAACTAGAACTGGTTAAAAAGGGAAATGCTGCTGCTCACGTCAATGCCAATACAGTTAAATTGTCAAATCAGAAATGTAGAACTGTGTGTGTACCTGCAAAATTGGAAGTGGATGTGCAGAAATGTGAGCGAACTGAAGAGCGAAGTTTAATCCATTTAGACAGTTTGAAAAAGTTAAATGACAAACGGCCTCTGGCTGAAAACAGAAATGCATTGCTGAAAGTTGATCAAGTGCCCTCCTCTGCAATAAAATGTAACAGACCAGGGACTGCAAATGAGAGCAAGTGTATCAGTAAGTTGGGAACTGGACTGGGCACCGATCAGCAAGGACCAAAGATACAGAACCAAGCTGACAATTGTGGCAATGAAAACCAGGTTGAAAGTCTCCAAACCACAAGTGATATAGGTGAAGAATCATCTCTTTCTGATGAAGAATTGAATTCTATAGCTTCTGAGGAGTTGGACTTCTCTGAATCAGACCCAATGGAAGAGTGCTTGAGGATTTTTAATGAATCCTCAAAACAGGAAATTGAAGATAGGGAGACCGATACTGAGCAGGTATTTACTGTATCTTTGCAATGCCTTTTGGGGTGGAGAAGGGATGAGGAACTAAATTAATTGAGCAAATAATTAATGTTGTGTATCTTGATGAGTGGGGCACAAAGCAATGCATTCTGCTTATTTGCCAGTCATATTTTATTTCAAAGTTACTGTTGTGTATAATTGGCCTGAAGTTCTAGTTAAAAATACAAATCTTCAAATATT harbors:
- the LOC137368846 gene encoding LOW QUALITY PROTEIN: RNA exonuclease 1 homolog (The sequence of the model RefSeq protein was modified relative to this genomic sequence to represent the inferred CDS: substituted 1 base at 1 genomic stop codon), whose translation is MREVRVTTCVPADFTCEKCTQLQLLTDRVRELELELDELWIIQAAKGLIESSYREVVTPKLQDKDSGKILAYVDHVYKLSDADVPTTLAANALEQLWDQPLLPEAACTVLELEKVSKAIEVVKTEVEQQQHKLLMYKSSLECENRNSVTSLSSKFSCASSSTSVVNFLASKTPNPTIVFECEAQDTRLNSVVCNPPTISSHSLSEHTFNALAAINAEDAFQYIPMASPNIKNACSDLNKYVIDRCRPSTDLEYDPLVNYSSNLKQNIKKENMGQQEFKRMIEESPEKKYSLATKTAKNSQPFEAEVSSDDDELVIDVPELPPIAQNSQLNRRCQRKGNDANASNLSLIRKVKRPRVADSTDPMLDVGKSVDNSAAKNLMPESSEENGLNSGALQSEKKHYSSQSSKSCNVTNDQMNKVGKHLDVPKHGSKAKGKEEPLKLELVKKGNAAAHVNANTVKLSNQKCRTVCVPAKLEVDVQKCERTEERSLIHLDSLKKLNDKRPLAENRNALLKVDQVPSSAIKCNRPGTANESKCISKLGTGLGTDQQGPKIQNQADNCGNENQVESLQTTSDIGEESSLSDEELNSIASEELDFSESDPMEECLRIFNESSKQEIEDRETDTEQSGPDLSLDFGTGKPQVEKFRTSRNSTRQGPGALSSPSCNVPSKEQIVSSSTSKSTHPVLTLGSTSHVPAAQRTNSKRGSKVSNNVRKQYLGFFIEEFLKTCSSRQEAIKKALSEEKVIFERSTSRFMYLNVAVQALKMLRNPANRGSLVSAGHISVKRRPSSGTVLEGAALYNVLKDYVLTEGQLKENGYPRYNPDKPGTALLFNGETKKYIADSLIQVCCRCGRSFSVTPEGSXISKEECNHHSGRIIKRQVQGGWEARYNCCGGSFGSVGCQVAKLHVYNQKNLDGFVKSFLKLLPLDGNPGVYAVNSEMCYTKQGGELARVSVVSANLEVVYDVFVKPDNEVIDYNTRFSGVTREDLMNAKTTLTEVQAALLAMLSADTILIGHSLDKDLLMFKLIHSMVIDTSVVFPHCLGLPHKRALRNLMADYLDHCIPDNVESSESVEKGCACMELMKWKVKEDAKGRKW